One genomic window of Kaistia geumhonensis includes the following:
- a CDS encoding branched-chain amino acid ABC transporter substrate-binding protein, translating to MKKSLMSGLVLAAGLAFAGAAHADIKIGVAGPLTGPNAAFGAQLQKGAEQAVADINAKGGVLGQKLVVVLGDDVSDAKQGVSVANKFVGDGVQFVVGHFNSSVSIPASEVYAENNILQITPASTNPTFTERGLWNTFRTCGRDDQQGAVAGKYIAENFKNVPVAVIHDKTTYGQGLADETKKALNAAGVQEVIYEGVNVGDKDFSALISKMKAANVGVIYWGGLHTEGGLIVRQSAEQGLKATLFSGDGIVSNEFASIAGPSAEGTLNTFSPDPRANPAAVAVVDEFRKAGFEPESYTLYSYSSVQLIAEAITKANSTDPQKVAETLKSGGPFETVIGPLSFDSKGDRTTADYVMWIWKKGDDGKITNVPL from the coding sequence ATGAAGAAGTCCCTTATGTCCGGTCTCGTGCTTGCAGCGGGCCTGGCATTCGCCGGCGCAGCTCATGCCGACATCAAGATCGGCGTTGCCGGCCCGCTGACAGGTCCCAATGCCGCTTTCGGCGCGCAGCTCCAGAAGGGTGCTGAGCAGGCCGTCGCCGATATCAACGCCAAGGGCGGCGTTCTCGGCCAGAAGCTGGTCGTCGTGCTCGGCGACGACGTCTCCGACGCCAAGCAGGGCGTCTCGGTCGCGAACAAGTTCGTCGGCGACGGCGTGCAGTTCGTGGTCGGCCACTTCAACTCTTCGGTGTCGATCCCGGCCTCCGAGGTCTATGCCGAAAACAACATCCTGCAGATCACCCCGGCCTCCACGAACCCGACCTTCACGGAACGCGGCCTCTGGAACACGTTCCGTACCTGCGGCCGTGACGACCAGCAGGGCGCCGTCGCCGGCAAGTACATCGCCGAGAACTTCAAGAATGTCCCGGTCGCGGTCATCCACGACAAGACGACCTACGGCCAGGGTCTCGCCGACGAGACCAAGAAGGCCCTGAACGCCGCCGGCGTCCAGGAAGTCATCTATGAAGGCGTCAATGTTGGCGACAAGGACTTCTCGGCGCTGATCTCCAAGATGAAGGCCGCGAATGTGGGCGTCATCTACTGGGGCGGCCTGCACACCGAGGGCGGCCTGATCGTCCGCCAGTCGGCCGAGCAGGGCCTCAAGGCCACGCTGTTCTCGGGCGACGGCATCGTCTCCAACGAGTTCGCCTCGATCGCCGGCCCCTCGGCCGAAGGCACGCTGAACACCTTCTCGCCGGATCCGCGCGCCAACCCGGCCGCGGTCGCCGTCGTGGACGAGTTCCGCAAGGCCGGCTTCGAGCCCGAGTCCTACACGCTCTACTCCTATTCGTCGGTCCAGCTGATCGCCGAGGCCATCACCAAGGCCAACTCGACCGACCCGCAGAAGGTCGCCGAGACGCTGAAGTCGGGCGGCCCGTTCGAGACCGTCATCGGTCCGCTCTCCTTCGACTCGAAGGGTGACCGCACCACCGCCGACTATGTCATGTGGATCTGGAAGAAGGGCGACGACGGCAAGATCACCAACGTGCCGCTCTAA
- a CDS encoding DUF6867 family protein: protein MQGILYEEQSLFVFLFVTLILGGAGAWMTGRACARTWKPLRPLLVYLLILSFGVRFIHFSLFGGTLLSLHFWLVDLVVLLVIGITAYRYTLANQMVWQYYWLYERTGAFSWRTKQGFPAGSAKVEL, encoded by the coding sequence ATGCAGGGCATCCTCTACGAAGAACAGTCGCTGTTCGTCTTCCTCTTCGTGACCTTGATCCTCGGCGGCGCCGGCGCCTGGATGACCGGCCGTGCCTGCGCGCGGACATGGAAGCCGCTCAGGCCGCTTCTGGTCTATCTGCTGATCCTGTCCTTCGGCGTCCGCTTCATCCATTTCTCGCTGTTTGGCGGCACGTTGCTTTCGCTGCACTTCTGGCTGGTCGATCTCGTGGTGCTGCTCGTGATCGGCATCACCGCCTATCGCTATACTTTGGCCAACCAGATGGTGTGGCAATATTACTGGCTTTACGAACGGACCGGCGCGTTTTCCTGGCGGACCAAGCAAGGATTTCCGGCGGGGTCTGCCAAGGTGGAACTTTGA
- the livM gene encoding high-affinity branched-chain amino acid ABC transporter permease LivM: MAPGIATNGPGSSPGAAIRDAILAGVIALGIFGPLVGLKTEQNMQNELVITTRWGTVAIIVAIVIFGRFLLTTTIWPAIARRKASDTGPSPASLAVRAGITRWFPPVGLVFLFLYPAIVVGLLGFQGSLKWVDNFGIQILIYVMLGWGLNIVVGLAGLLDLGYVAFYAVGAYSYALLATHFGFSFWILLPLAGILAALWGIMLGFPVLRLRGDYLAIVTLAFGEIIRLVLINFRELTNGSAGISSIPKITFFGIYSFDVSAPNNFAKVFELPMSSAYYKIFLYYLILLLALLTAFVTMRLRKLPVGRAWEALREDEIACRSLGINTTNTKLTAFALGAMFGGFAGSFFAARQGFVSPESFTFMESAVIVAIVVLGGMGSMIGVALAAVAMIGGTEILRELDFLKAVFGEGFDPDQYRMLFFGLAMVLVMIWKPRGFVSAREPTVFLTERKSISGSLVKEGHG, from the coding sequence GCTCCTCGCCCGGCGCCGCCATCAGGGACGCCATCCTCGCCGGCGTCATCGCCCTCGGCATCTTCGGACCGCTGGTCGGCCTGAAGACCGAGCAGAACATGCAGAACGAGCTCGTCATCACCACCCGCTGGGGAACGGTGGCGATCATCGTGGCGATCGTGATCTTCGGCCGCTTCCTGCTGACGACCACGATCTGGCCGGCGATCGCGCGCCGCAAGGCGAGCGATACCGGCCCCTCGCCCGCCTCGCTCGCCGTGCGAGCCGGCATCACGCGCTGGTTCCCGCCGGTCGGCCTCGTCTTCCTGTTCCTCTATCCGGCGATCGTGGTGGGCCTGCTCGGCTTCCAGGGCTCGCTGAAATGGGTCGACAATTTCGGCATCCAGATCCTCATCTATGTGATGCTCGGCTGGGGCCTCAACATCGTGGTCGGCCTCGCGGGCCTGCTCGATCTCGGCTATGTCGCGTTCTATGCGGTCGGCGCCTATTCCTACGCGCTGCTCGCCACCCATTTCGGCTTCTCGTTCTGGATCCTGCTGCCCCTCGCCGGCATCCTCGCCGCGCTCTGGGGCATCATGCTCGGCTTCCCCGTGCTGCGGCTCAGGGGTGACTACCTGGCCATCGTGACCCTCGCCTTCGGCGAGATCATACGGCTGGTGCTCATCAATTTCCGCGAGCTGACCAACGGCTCGGCCGGCATCTCCTCGATCCCGAAGATCACCTTCTTCGGCATCTATTCCTTCGACGTTTCGGCCCCGAACAACTTCGCGAAGGTGTTCGAGCTGCCGATGTCGAGCGCCTATTACAAGATCTTCCTCTACTACCTGATCCTGCTGCTCGCGCTGCTCACCGCCTTCGTCACCATGCGGCTGCGCAAGCTCCCGGTCGGCCGCGCCTGGGAGGCACTGCGCGAGGACGAGATCGCCTGCCGCTCGCTCGGCATCAACACGACCAACACCAAGCTGACCGCCTTCGCGCTCGGCGCGATGTTCGGCGGCTTCGCCGGCTCGTTCTTCGCCGCGCGTCAGGGCTTCGTCAGCCCGGAGAGCTTCACCTTCATGGAATCGGCGGTCATCGTCGCCATCGTGGTGCTCGGCGGCATGGGCTCCATGATCGGCGTCGCGCTCGCCGCCGTCGCCATGATCGGCGGCACGGAGATCCTGCGCGAGCTCGATTTCCTGAAGGCGGTCTTCGGCGAAGGCTTCGATCCCGACCAGTACCGCATGCTGTTCTTCGGGCTCGCGATGGTGCTGGTCATGATCTGGAAGCCGCGTGGCTTCGTCTCGGCCCGCGAGCCGACCGTGTTCCTCACCGAGCGAAAATCCATCTCCGGTTCGCTCGTGAAGGAGGGCCATGGCTGA
- a CDS encoding ABC transporter ATP-binding protein, giving the protein MSGANGTPLLQVRGVKTYYGKIIALKGVDIDVNRGEIVTIIGANGAGKSTLMMTICGNPRAREGTITFDGRDITGMPTHEIARLRIAQSPEGRRIFPRMTVLENLQMGAALDNLAYFDQDVERMFVLFPRLKERIAQRGGTLSGGEQQMLAIARALMARPKLLMLDEPSLGLAPLIVKQIFDAIAELNRTEGLTVCLVEQNAYHALKLAHRGYVLVNGSVTMSGGGRELLEKPEIRAAYLEGGAH; this is encoded by the coding sequence ATGAGCGGCGCGAACGGCACGCCGCTGCTCCAGGTGCGCGGCGTCAAGACCTATTACGGCAAGATCATCGCCCTCAAGGGCGTCGACATTGACGTCAACCGGGGCGAGATCGTGACCATCATCGGCGCCAACGGCGCCGGCAAGTCGACGCTGATGATGACGATCTGCGGCAATCCGCGGGCCCGCGAAGGCACGATCACCTTCGACGGGCGCGACATCACCGGCATGCCGACGCATGAGATCGCCCGGCTCAGGATCGCGCAGTCGCCCGAGGGCCGGCGCATCTTCCCGCGCATGACGGTTCTGGAAAACCTCCAGATGGGCGCAGCGCTCGACAACCTCGCCTATTTCGACCAGGACGTGGAGCGGATGTTCGTCCTCTTCCCGCGCCTCAAGGAGCGCATCGCCCAGCGCGGCGGCACGCTTTCTGGCGGCGAGCAGCAGATGCTGGCCATCGCCCGCGCACTGATGGCGCGGCCGAAGCTCCTGATGCTCGACGAGCCCTCGCTCGGTCTGGCGCCGCTGATCGTCAAGCAGATCTTCGATGCGATTGCCGAGCTGAACCGAACGGAGGGGCTGACGGTCTGCCTCGTGGAACAGAACGCCTATCACGCGCTGAAGCTGGCCCATCGCGGCTATGTGCTGGTGAACGGCTCCGTCACGATGTCGGGCGGCGGGCGCGAATTGCTCGAGAAGCCCGAGATCCGCGCCGCCTATCTCGAGGGAGGGGCGCATTGA
- a CDS encoding branched-chain amino acid ABC transporter substrate-binding protein — translation MPRLPIAPIATAVFIALAIPAAALADIRIAVIAPLSGPYQPLGEEIKAGAARAVEDINAAGGIGGEKLRLDTADDGCRPDNAAGDATKAAARGTVFVVGHVCAAAAEAAADIYADKGILAVTPAVTADGFTDHRPGPAILRLAARDDAQGAVAGAFLARAHGKERIAILSDGSPYGRALADAVQAGLNAAGVKEARFDSFAPGAKDYGGLVDVMIDDGIGVLFVAGYDADAALIATAIKARKARIVLMGGDALGTGEFAAAAGDAATGTLFTGFTDWRASPAAAEVAAKLSAAGIEPRNFVLPSYAAVQLFAAARAATGSDKGGDLAAWLGSHSVDTVIGPVAFDPKGDARLPGFTVYRWDGETFAPLPES, via the coding sequence ATGCCGAGACTGCCGATCGCCCCGATTGCCACCGCCGTCTTCATCGCCCTCGCGATCCCCGCCGCCGCGCTGGCCGATATCCGCATCGCGGTGATCGCGCCGCTTTCGGGGCCGTACCAGCCGCTCGGCGAGGAGATCAAGGCCGGCGCCGCCAGGGCCGTGGAGGACATCAACGCGGCCGGCGGCATCGGCGGCGAGAAGCTGCGGCTCGATACCGCCGACGACGGCTGCCGGCCCGACAACGCGGCCGGCGACGCCACCAAGGCCGCCGCGCGCGGCACCGTCTTTGTCGTCGGCCATGTCTGCGCCGCCGCCGCCGAGGCGGCCGCGGACATCTATGCCGACAAGGGCATCCTCGCCGTCACGCCCGCCGTCACCGCCGACGGCTTCACCGATCACCGTCCCGGCCCGGCGATCCTGCGCCTTGCCGCCCGAGACGATGCGCAGGGCGCGGTCGCGGGCGCCTTTCTCGCCAGGGCCCACGGCAAGGAGCGCATCGCCATCCTCAGCGACGGGTCGCCCTATGGCCGCGCGCTCGCCGACGCGGTCCAGGCTGGACTGAACGCGGCCGGCGTCAAGGAAGCCCGCTTCGACAGCTTCGCGCCCGGCGCCAAGGACTATGGCGGGCTCGTCGACGTGATGATCGACGACGGTATCGGCGTGCTGTTCGTCGCCGGCTATGATGCCGACGCGGCGCTGATTGCCACCGCGATCAAGGCGCGCAAGGCTCGCATCGTGCTGATGGGCGGCGACGCGCTCGGCACCGGCGAGTTCGCCGCCGCGGCCGGCGATGCCGCGACCGGAACGCTGTTCACCGGCTTCACCGACTGGCGCGCCTCCCCCGCCGCCGCCGAGGTGGCGGCGAAGCTGTCCGCGGCGGGCATCGAGCCGCGCAACTTCGTGCTGCCGTCCTATGCCGCGGTCCAGCTCTTCGCGGCGGCCCGTGCCGCGACCGGATCGGACAAGGGCGGCGACCTCGCCGCCTGGCTCGGCAGCCACAGCGTCGATACCGTGATCGGGCCGGTCGCCTTCGATCCGAAGGGCGATGCCAGGCTGCCCGGCTTCACGGTCTATCGCTGGGATGGCGAAACCTTCGCGCCGCTGCCCGAAAGCTGA